In Oncorhynchus tshawytscha isolate Ot180627B linkage group LG08, Otsh_v2.0, whole genome shotgun sequence, the genomic window aatgtgtggctgttagcaggtttgaatgtgtggctgttagcaggtttgaatgtgtggctgtttgcaggtttgcatgtgtggctgttagcaggtttgaatgtgtggctgtttgcaggtttgcatgtgtggctgttagcaggtttgaatgtgtggctgttagcaggtttgcatgtgtggctgttagcaggtttgaatgtatggctgttagcaggtttgaatgtgtggctgttagcaggtttgaatgtgtggctgttagcaggtttgaatgtgtggctgttagcaggtttgcatgtgtggctgttagcaagtttgaatgtgtggctgttagcaggtttgcatgtgtggctgttagcaagtttgaatgtgtggctgttagcaggtttgaatgtgtggctgttagcaggtttgaatgtgtggctgttagcaggAATGTATGGCTGTTaatgtgtggctgttagcaggtttgaatgtgtggctgttagcaggtttgaatgtgtggctgttagcaggtttgaatgtgtggctgttagcaggtttgaatgtgtggctgttagcaggtttgaatgtgtggctgttagcaggtttgaatgtatggctgttagcaggtttgaAGACCAATTCTGAGGTCTACTGCACATTGTCCTTCATTTATACGGATGAGGTCTACTGCACATTGTTCTTCCTTTACATGGATGAGGTCTACTGCACATTGTCCTTCCTTTATACGGATGAGGTCTACTGCACATTGTCCTTCCTTTATACGGATGAGGTCTACTGCACATTGTCCTTCCTTTACACGGATGAGGTCTACTGCATATTGTCCTTCATTTATACGGATGAAGTCTACTGCATATTGTCCTTCATTTACACGGATGAGGTCTACTGCATATTGTCCTTCATTTATACGGATGAGGTCTACTGCACATTGTCCTTCATTTATACGGATGAGGTCTACTGCATATTGTCCTTCCTTTACACGGATGAGGTCTACTGCATATTGTCCTTCCTTTACATGGATGAGGTCTACTGCATATTGCCCTTAATTCACATAGATGAGGAGCATGGGGTGAGAATGAGAACAGTGGACAAGGTGTTAAGAAATATTAGCAAGTGTGAAAATCCATATCCTTCCAACGCTGACTTATTCAGACTGGTCAAGTCAGAGAAGAACACTGAACTTATCAAATCAACTTTTGAGCTGTCTATTTTATCATGACTTTGTGAAACTTAGCTTTTACTTGTTATTATGATTAAATAAATTTTGTCACACATAGAGAAGAGCTGTGAGCCACAGACTTTACAGACTGACAACGTAGAGAAGGGCTGTGAGTCACAGACTTTACAGGCTGACAACGTAGAGAAGGGCTGTGAGCCACAGACTTTACAGGCTGACAACGTAGAGAAGAACTGTGAGACACAGACTTTACAGGCTGACAACGTAGAGAAGAACTGTGAGACACAGACTTTACAGGCTGACAACGTAGAGAAGAGCTGTGAGCCACAGACTTTACAGACTGACAACGTAGAGAAGAGCTGTGAGCCACAGACTTTACAGGCTGACAACGAGAGAAGAACTGTGAGCCACAGACTTTACAGGCTGACAACGTGGAGAAGAGCTGTGAGCCACAGACTTTACAGGCTGACAACGTAGAGAAGAGCTGTGAGCCACAGACTTTACAGGCTGACAACGTAGAGAAGAGCTGTGAGACACAGACTTTACAGGCTGACAACGTAGAGAAGAGCTGTGAGACACAGACTTTACAGGCTGACAACGTAGAGAAGAGCTGTGAGCCACAGACTTTACAGGCTGACAACGTAGAGAAGAGCTGTGAGCCACAGACTTTACAGGCTGACAACGTAGAGAAGAGCTATGAGACACAGACTTTACAGGCTGACAATGTAGAGAAGAGCTGTGAGACACAGACTTTACAGGCTGACAACGCAGAGAAGAGCTGTGAGACACAGACTTTACAGGCTGACAACGTAGAGAAGAACTGTGAGACAGACTTTACAGGCTGACAGCGTAGAGAAGAGCTGTGAGCCACAGACTTTACAGGCTGACAACGTAGAGAAGAGCTGTGAGCCACAGACTTTACAGGCTGACAACGTAGAGAAGAGCTATGAGAACACAGACTTTACAGGCTGACAACGTAGAGAAGAACTGTGAGCCACAGACTTTACAGACTGACAACGTAGAGAAGAGCTGTGAGCCACAGACTTTACAGGCTGACAACGTAGAGAAGCGCTGTGAGCCACAGACTTTACAGGCTGACAACGTAGAGAAGAGCTGTGAGCCACAGACTTTACAGGCTGACAACGTAGAGAAGCGCTGTGAGCCACAGACTTTACAGGCTGACAACGTAGAGAAGAGCTGTGAGCCACAGACTTTACAGGCTGACAACGTAGAGAAGAGCTGTGAGACACAGACTTTACAGGCTGACAACGAAGAGAAGAGCTGTGAGACACAGACTTTACAGGCTGACAACAGAGAAGAGCTGTGAGAAACAGACTTTACAGGCTGACAGCGTAGAGAAGAGCTGTGAGAAACAGACTTTACAGGCTGACAACGTAGAGAAGAGCTGTGAGCCACAGACTTTACAGGCTGACAACGTAGAGAAGAACTGTGAGAACATCTTCTGGTGGTGTAGTTTAATCTAATCTACATGACTGCACACTGAGACGTCCCAGAAGCAGGTTTCATTGTATTAACAACTCTGGTgcttcctgagtggcgcagccatctaaggcactgcatcgcagtactcgaggcatcactacagacccgggatTCGATCCTGTATCACACCCggacgtgatcgggagtcccatagcacagggcacaattggcccagcgtcgaccCGGGTTAGATGAGGGTTTGCCCGGGGGGCTTTCcttggctcatcacgctctagcagctccttgtggtgggctgggcgcctgcaggctgacttcggccGTCAGTTGAATGGCGTATCCTCTGACACGTTGGTGCGgatggcttctgggttaagctggCTGAGGCTGGTTGGGCGGGTTacgtttcagaggacgcatgaatAGACCTTCAACTCCCGAACTCGTTGGGGAGGTGCAGCGATGAGAAAAGATCAAcatttggggagaaaaagggggggaaatacaaaaaaaaattaaattacaACTCTACTGGTTCACAGTGCACACAAAGAACTATGTGTCCATCAAGAATCTTTATCCTTGCAGCCATGATGCCGAGTGccttctctgactctctgacaaATGAGTGGTAGTAATTCCAGGTATGCCCAGGTTTATGGAGATGGACAACTATGAATGAGCGTTAACAAGAGAATGTcagatacagtatatctatatgttttttttttgtaaacaaaGACAATTTTCCAGGAACCATATTCCAAAAACCTTGATAAAATGACACCTCTCATATAGAGGTGCGAACATGTCTGCATTATTAACAACAGAAAGTAGAAACAGAAACAGTTTAATTCATTTCAACATTCTATTACCAACATTCCTTGATGAGTGCACATGAGGTTCTCGTGTAGGGGGAAATCTCCCAGGACAAAATGAGGACTTGGCGTTGTGGTACAAGGCAGGACAGCTGACGGTGGTAAATCCTGTGTCTTCTGCAGCAGTTTGGACCCCAAAAAACCTGAGCCTGTTGCAtccatcttctctgtctctgtaactcgCCTGTAGAGCCATCTTCTCTGTCTCCATATATGTCCTGTAGTGgccatcttctctgtctctgtaaatCGCCTGTAGAGCCATCTTCTCTGTCTCCATATATGTCCTGTAGTGgccatcttctctgtctctgtatctcgcCTGTAGAGCCATCTTCTCTGTCTCCATATATGTCCTGTAGTGgccatcttctctgtctctgtatctcgcCTGTAGAGCCATCTTCTCTGTCTCCATATATGTCCTGTAGTGgccatcttctctgtctctgtatctcgcCTGTAGAGCCATCATCTTTGTCTCCATATCTTGCCTGTCGAGCCATCATCCCTGTCTCGATATCTCACTTACAGCGGGCATCTGCTCTGTCTCAGTATCTCACCTGTAGCGGCCATCTTCTCTGTAATATTGTTTGGTTGTAGATGGTTATTACCACCTCATCACCCTCTACTGTCCCAGGGTAATACTGTTTGGTTGTAGATGGTTATTACCACCTCATCACCCTCTACTGTCCCAGGGTAATACTGTTTGGCTATAGATGGTTATTACCACCTCATCACCCTCTACTGTCCCAGGGTAATACTGTTTGGCTATAGATGGTTATTACCACCTCATCACCCTCTACTGTCCCAGGGTAATACTGTTTGGCTGTAGATGGTTATTACCACCTCATCACCCTCTACTGTCCCAGGGTAATACTGTTTGGCTGTAGATGGTTATTACCACCTCATCACCCTCTACTGTCCCAGGGTAATACTGTTTGGCTATAGATGGTTATTACCACCTCATCACCCTCTACTGTCCCAGGGTAATACTGTTTGGCTGTAGATGGTTATTACCACCTCATCACCCTCTACTGTCCCAGGGTAATACTGTTTGGCTGTAGATGGTTATTACCACCTCATCACCCTCTACTGTCCCAGGGTAATACTGTTTGGCTGTAGATGGTTATTACCACCTCATCACCCTCTACTGTCCCGGGGTAATATTGATCCTTTCCCACTTTTTTTAAAGTTATATTATTTTTAGGGCGCTTGCGAGCACATTCATACTGTTTGGCctaactgaagcatgctgatgccTAAAGTCAGAGATGGAAGCAGAACATTCAGATTCAGAAGTTGATTCATCTAATCACTATGCTTTTGGGAACTGGACGGTGTTCATGTGCTACTGAAATTGCTGTATTGTTGGTAGAGTGGATGGTGTCTTTGTGAGGGTGGAACAAAAAGAGTTTTCATGCATGTTTTTATTCCTTTGTTGAATGAGGTTTTGTCACATTTTACAGAGGTAAAatagaagatagggagagagcggaagagagagagaggggggagagagggagggatacagagacaaagagggggagACCACCCACACATCCAGATAAttcagaaggaggagagagaaggggaagaaggGAGGACAGTGCTTTTTTTATCAACTTGGATGGGTATTTAACACCAATGCTTTATcaataatgtaggcctacagtacaaaATAGTCTTGTTTACGAAACAAAATCTGTAATTTTCAATGAACATGTTGGGTTTTAATTAAACATGTAAGTAAACCGAAACTAGAAGACTGTCGTCTTTAGAGAgagttattagtctctctctctgactggtctgtagtgtgtgtttggctGGGGAGTGACAAGGCTTTTCCAGACAGACCATAATAAAACTCTTCTGACTCTGAATAATAGATGCTGTCTGAGAGAGTTGAAGTAGtctgtccttccttcccttctttACTTAGAAAGCATGGAAAGTCAAGCTGGAAAAGATCGTCCCAGAAATGGACACTTTTAAGATGTATTTTAGGGTCACAAAGGGaatagagaggaagaggttgaAGTTTTAGCTAACTGATGATACAGGTTGTCTGGTAGTTGTTCTCTCTTAGGGAgatctctgtatgtctctctctatctctcttattctctctctccatctctgtatgtctctctctctatctctgaatgtctctctctctctctctctgtgtctctctctctgactctctctctctctcctctctctctctctgtatgtctctctctctgactctttctctcgatctctctctctctcgctctctgtttgtctctctctcaattcaattcaattcaattcaaggggctttattggcatgggaaacatgttaacattgccaaagcaagtgaggtagataatatacaaaagtgaaataaacaataaaaattaacagtaaacattacacatacagaaatgtgtatatatatatatatatatacagtgttgtaacaatgtacaaatggttaaagtacacaagggaaaataaataagcataaatatgggttgtatttacaatggtgtttgttcttcactagttgcccttttcttgtggcaataggtcacaaatcttgctgctgtgatggtacactgtggtatttcacccagtagatatgggagtttatcaaaattggatttgttttttaattctttgtggatctgtgttatctgaggtaaatatgtctctctaatatggtcatacattgggcaggaggttaggaagtgcagctcagtttccacctcattttgtgggcagtgagcacatagcctgtcttgtcttgagagccatgtctgcctacggcggcctttctcaatagcaaggctatacatagtctgtacatagtcaaggctttccttaagtttgaggcagtcacagtggtcaggtattctgccactgtgtactctctgtttagggccaaaaatcattctagttttctctgtttttttgACACACACTCTGttctacttgacacattggaaagaattatctttttgttttctcatgacttggatgggtctaattgtgctgctgtcctggggctctgtggggtgtgtatgtgtttgtgaacagagccccaggaccagcttgctctgtttgtctctctctctctgtatctctctctctctctctgtatctctcactctctctgtatatctctctctctctctgtatctctgtatctctctctctgtatctctgtatatctctctctgtatctctgtatgtctgtatgtctctctctttctctctctctctgtatctctgtatgtctctatctctctctctctgtatctctgaatgtctctatctctctctctctgtatctctgtatgtctctctctctctctctgtatctctgaatgtctctatctctctctctctgtatctctgtatgtctctatctctctctctctgtatctctgtatgtctctatctctctctctctgtatctctgtatgtctctatctctctctctctgtatctctgaatgtctctatctctctctctattgctgtgAAGTATGGTTACTTGTATGACTTTaaatgtcctgtgttttgtttaaATAATAATTTTCATCATGACTGCTCTGTATCCCTGACAACACCTACACACATCAGGTAGAAGTACTGTACAGGTATTACATTCAGAATGactctctttctgtcacacacactaacacacacaccaactcacACTTTTTGTGACATTATGGATTAATTACTAGTTAGTATGTATCATTACCTAACTAagcagagctgagagagaaagagagagatagaaagagatacTCTCCACACTCAAAGttgctctctctatttctctcatcaGCATGACAATTCATCAGAGATTAGGTTATTCATGTGACTGAGGGCATCCTGTTTTCCTTTCCTCtcatagaggcagagagagagtcagtccaaCCTGACGTGGCACTTTCCtctcagagaggcagagagtgagtcAGTCCAACCTGATGTGGCCCTTTCCtctcagagaggcagagagagagtcagtccaaCCTGACGTGGCCCTTTCCtctcagagaggcagagagagagtcagtccaaGCTGATGTGGCCCTTTCCtctcagagaggcagagagagagtcagtccaaCCTGACGTGGCCCTTTCCtctcagagaggcagagagagagtcagtccaaCCTGACGTGGCCCTCTCCtctcagagaggcagagagagagtcagtccaaCCTGACGTGGCCCTTTCCtctcagagaggcagagagagagtcagtccaaCCCGATGTGGCACTTTCCtctcagagaggcagagagagagtcagtccaaGCTGATGTGGCCCTTTCCtctcagagaggcagagagagagtcagtccaaCCTGACGTGGCCTGGAGTGGGCATCCAATTGATCACCATGGTAACAGAGAGGAATGGTAGAGCACTCTCCACCTccctcacctccttctctccctccttctcgctccttctctccatcaTTTCCTTTCCTTTCATGTGTAAATGCTTGTCCATTGTCAGGGTTCTGTCCTGGAGATGCTGAAGATGAGTGGAGAGTAGCATTCAGAAAAAAGAGGAGAGGCAGCAGCTACCATCTAGAGGAATAGATGAGTGGAGAGTAGCATTcagaaaaaagaggagaggagaggcagcagctaccatctagaggaatagatgagtggagagtagcattcagaaaaagaggagaggagaggcagcagctaccatctagaggaatagatgagtggagagtagcattcagaaaaagaggagaggagaggcagcagctaccatctagaggaatagatgagtggagagtagcattcagaaaaagaggagaggaggaggcagcagctaccatctagaggaatagatgagtggagagtagcattcagaaaaagaggagaggaggcagctACCATCTAGAGGAATAGATGAAAAAGTGGAGAGTAGCATTCAGAAAAGATGAGTGGAGAGGCAttcagaaaaagaggagaggcagcagctaccatctagaggaatagatgagtggagagtagcattcagaaaaaagaggagaggagaggcagcagctaccatctagaggaatagatgagtggagagtagcattcagaaaaagaggagaggcagaggagaataggcagcagctaccatctagaggaatagatgagtggagagtagcattcagaaaaagaggagaggaggcagcagctaccatctagaggaatagatgagtggagagtagcattcagaaaaaagaggagaggagaggcagcagctaccatctagaggaatagatgagtggagagtagcattcagaaaaaagaggagaggagaggcagcagctaccatctagaggaatagatgagtggagagtagcattcagaaaaaagaggagaggagaggcagcagctaccatctagaggaatagatgagtggagagtagcattcagaaaaaagaggagaggagaggcagcagctaccatctagaggaatagatgagtggagagtagcattcagaaaaaagaggagaggagaggcagcagctaccatctagaggaatagatgagtggagagtagcattcagaaaaagaggagaggcagcagctaccatctagaggaatagatgagtggagagtagcattcagaaaaagaggaggagaggcagcagctaccatctagaggaatagatgagtggagagtagcattcagaaaaagaggagaggagaggcaggctacCATCTAGAGGAGATGAGCAGCAGCTACCATCTAGAGGAATAGATGAGTGGAGAGTAGCATTcagaaaaaagaggagaggagaggcagcagctaccatctagaggaatagatgagtggagagtagcattcagaaaaagaggagaggagaggcagcagctaccatctagaggaatagatgagtggagagta contains:
- the LOC121847027 gene encoding skin secretory protein xP2-like translates to PAPAQAPAPAPVLSPAPAPVLSPAPAPSPALAPAPAQAPAPAPVLSPAPAPVLSPAPAPSPALAPDPAQAPAPAPVPSPSPALAPAPAPAPAPSPALAPDPAQAPAPAPVPSPSPALAPAPAPSPAPALAPSPALAPAPAPAPALAPSPALAPAPAPAPAPALAPDPALAPAPAPAPDPALALAPAPAPALAPAPAPAPAPAPALTPAPAPALAPAPALAPAPSCEPQTLQTDNVEKGCESQTLQADNVEKGCEPQTLQADNVEKNCETQTLQADNVEKNCETQTLQADNVEKSCEPQTLQTDNVEKSCEPQTLQADNERRTTLQADNVEKSCEPQTLQADNVEKSCETQTLQADNVEKSCETQTLQADNVEKSCEPQTLQADNVEKSCEPQTLQADNVEKSYETQTLQADNVEKSCETQTLQADNAEKSCETQTLQADNVEKNCETDFTG